The window GAACGTTTTAGAAAATATTCCGTATAATGACGATAAAATGGGTAATCGTAAGGTTGTTGACGAGAAGCATCTTCTTGTAATGCAGATAGCGTTGAAGCCTGGGCAAAGTGTGCCTCGGCATAATGCGAATTCAAACGTTCATCTGCTGGTTGTAAAAGGCAACGATTTAACGGTAACCCTTGCGGGTGTGGATAATAAAGTTAAAGAAGGCGATTTGTTGCCTATCGTCTATCAAACGCCGATGATTATTCAAAATACC of the Candidatus Omnitrophota bacterium genome contains:
- a CDS encoding cupin domain-containing protein, with the protein product MNVLENIPYNDDKMGNRKVVDEKHLLVMQIALKPGQSVPRHNANSNVHLLVVKGNDLTVTLAGVDNKVKEGDLLPIVYQTPMIIQNTGSDNATFLVFKTPNPSEMQREKA